A genomic region of Kribbella sp. NBC_00382 contains the following coding sequences:
- a CDS encoding YobI family P-loop NTPase, translated as METIRANRTKFFDLVIPVVPFISYRNARELLSALLKQAGITGIERPLVDLVARHTTDMRLLLNMRNEYLVFAERPLEADKRAPGLTTSNLFALVAYKNLHLEDFEQISRRNSDLDNLYVDRRDLVRSCVAGLEKEKRDLLANHVRVRSMQAIAERLGQKLARFAELAWKSSGYASWPQHCCQIGGDEFTSEQLATYEFWAAAPDAGSIDLVAINPPSGQRQRFLTLQREDVNLLFSDAVEAGRWDKIDTEADSAKLARIDRDLAFVRGADFDDLAKARRFRLAVDASEQTFAELVDATMRSELAGELVKRGYIDRNFALYAAQFYGDFTGVDVATFIVQNVQTNTMEAAYQFTSPGAVENLLAETDDDFTHSVSAYNIDVLNHLLSRHDVRADNIVDRIGHRTSVSNPADRRQLTVHS; from the coding sequence GTGGAGACGATTCGGGCGAACCGGACCAAGTTCTTCGACCTGGTCATCCCGGTCGTGCCATTCATCTCGTACCGCAACGCCCGCGAACTGCTCAGCGCCTTGCTCAAGCAGGCAGGAATCACAGGCATCGAGCGGCCGCTGGTCGATCTGGTCGCACGCCACACCACCGATATGCGGCTGCTGCTGAACATGCGGAACGAGTACCTGGTGTTTGCCGAGCGACCACTCGAAGCAGACAAGCGCGCCCCAGGTTTGACGACGAGCAACCTCTTCGCCCTCGTGGCCTACAAGAACCTCCACCTCGAGGACTTCGAGCAGATCTCCCGCCGCAACAGCGACCTCGACAACCTCTATGTCGATCGACGCGACCTTGTCCGGTCATGCGTTGCAGGCCTCGAGAAGGAAAAGCGCGATCTGCTGGCGAATCACGTCCGTGTGCGCTCCATGCAAGCTATTGCGGAACGACTCGGCCAGAAACTCGCACGCTTCGCGGAGCTCGCCTGGAAAAGTTCGGGCTACGCGAGTTGGCCTCAACACTGCTGCCAGATCGGTGGTGACGAGTTCACCTCGGAGCAACTGGCGACCTACGAGTTCTGGGCTGCGGCACCGGACGCCGGCTCGATAGATCTCGTGGCGATCAATCCCCCAAGTGGGCAGCGCCAGAGATTTCTCACCCTGCAGCGTGAGGATGTCAATCTGTTGTTCTCGGACGCCGTGGAAGCCGGCCGATGGGACAAGATAGACACGGAAGCCGATTCCGCGAAGCTCGCGCGGATCGACCGCGATCTCGCCTTCGTCAGAGGTGCCGACTTCGACGACTTGGCGAAAGCCAGGCGGTTTCGCCTCGCCGTCGATGCGAGCGAGCAGACGTTCGCCGAGCTCGTTGACGCCACCATGAGGTCCGAGCTAGCTGGGGAGCTGGTCAAGCGCGGCTACATCGACCGCAACTTCGCGCTGTACGCGGCACAGTTCTACGGCGACTTCACTGGCGTCGACGTTGCAACCTTCATCGTGCAGAACGTCCAGACGAACACGATGGAGGCCGCCTATCAGTTCACCAGCCCAGGTGCCGTCGAAAACCTCCTCGCGGAAACTGACGACGACTTCACCCACTCAGTCAGCGCCTACAACATCGATGTTCTGAACCATCTCCTCAGCCGGCACGACGTGCGAGCCGACAACATCGTCGACCGCATCGGTCACCGAACGTCCGTCTCGAACCCCGCGGACCGCCGTCAGCTCACCGTACACAGTTGA
- a CDS encoding twin-arginine translocase subunit TatC, with the protein MSLRGHIVELRNRLLIGVVAIVVCTVAAWFVYDEAFKLLTAPFQESVRQLGPKAGDTTNLIEIPHYLDFVIRTMLVFGIAFLIPLVVVLRNMLGLVPASALKQPLLTKLFYAATR; encoded by the coding sequence ATGAGCCTGCGCGGGCACATCGTGGAGCTGCGCAACCGGCTGCTCATCGGCGTGGTGGCGATCGTGGTCTGTACCGTCGCCGCCTGGTTCGTCTATGACGAGGCGTTCAAGCTGCTGACCGCGCCCTTCCAGGAGAGTGTGCGGCAACTGGGCCCCAAAGCGGGTGACACGACGAACCTGATCGAGATCCCGCACTACCTGGACTTCGTGATCCGTACGATGCTCGTCTTCGGGATCGCGTTCCTGATCCCGCTGGTCGTCGTCCTGCGGAACATGCTCGGCCTGGTGCCGGCCTCCGCGCTCAAACAACCTTTGCTCACAAAGCTTTTCTATGCTGCAACGCGGTGA